caaatcttcaATGATTTAGTTGCTCAGGTTGACGACCGCCAggcccagctgacccagcagtccaccgacggattacccgtcaccttatccacacatgaagtggataagatttacgaggaattttttaaaattttaattttttttattattcattttatttaactttaaatttttactaacaatattttttttttttttttttatggttgtccctaagaaaaagggacgtacgttggggattggttctttcaacgatgttccgagagcgacattgTCTTATGCTCAGACACGGGAAGATGAAGTCACTgcgctgcgtagagagtccgagcagctgcgtagagagtccgctcagctgcgtaatgAGATGGACTCGACGCGATCTGCGTTAACAGCTCGTATGGGTGGACttgagggcttcttggacgttgtagcggccacaaatccggaatgggagtccttgTTGAGGAACTTGCGACGACAAAATCCCATTCCAGGAGAGTCATCATCCGACACACATCCCGAGGCGGATGTAGAGAGGAgtagtgatgaattctaccgggcgatgaacgactcttagtttttttttcggttgttgaattataaattcaaaacttatttatatataaaatattttggtattgattttttaaaaaaatttaattttgttaataaattaaataattttaattattttttaaattatattttttaaattctgtaaaataaaataacgaagtaaattcgtaacTAATTTACGACCTATTTATGCggaaactttacgaggaaatgacgagaaaaaataaacgagtattttacgaggaaacgttTACGAGGATatgacgaggaaagataaacgagtaatttacgaggaaatacttttgtggttgttacgtgtactTTACAAAGAAAATCTTTTGAGatatttacgtgtagtttacgtGGAACACggttcgaggtatttacgaggaaatctagcgacctccttacgtggaatatttacgtggtttttacgacgaaatgattacttcttctttacgacgaaatattttcttcgctaatttacgacgaattggcgaggaaatatgtgttacgacgaacGAGTAACGACGAAAcatgtttcctcgctaattcctcgtaaaaccTCTATTACGACAaactcacgaggaaaaccgccctcgttaaacttatgtttttttgtagtgtagtACTAACAACATATTTATAATTCACACCAATATACATCAGACTCACTGTCACTGTATCACTTTGTTTGCTATTTCCCTtcttcataatatatatatatatgtctcacTGTTTCACAATATGGTGGAAGTGAAGATCAATTGTTTTGAACAGATCCAAAAAAGAACACATAATGTGTTCTTCCAATTGAATACATTTGGCTATAAAGCATCAACGAGAACGCCAAGAGAtatgtaaagaagaagaaaaatgccaaagaagaacaagaagagatAGTTTTTTATGCTTGGAGAATAAAGAACGCcaaaagaggagaaagaaggCTGTTAAAGAAAACGCAGTGTTTTGAACCATAGACTAAAGCTATATGCCTTTAAATTGTTTTGGCCGGCACAAACTTCTCGTCTTGTTTAGACGAAGTAGCAGTGTAATATAAGTCTTATAAAACATGTCCTGTAACGACCAAACTCGAACAAACAAAGATCCAAATCCACCAGTTTCGTGGCTTTATGAGATTGGTGACCTATCAAGCGCAACTGAAATTGATGTTGTTGATATTGGTTGATTCACAACTCCAATACTAGTTTCTTCTCCTTCTAAACCAAgcaacatataaatatatagttcatttatatatatgtaggaCTTAAAGCACTATCGTTGACATGACTGCACATACACTGTGTGATTTGTTTCAGAGATCCGTTATGGAAATCCATGAAGATTCCTTACGGAGAAACTATGATCTTTTGATAAAATGATATCTTCAACTTCTCATTATTCTGTTACagatttaatcaaaaaaatgattatgttccagttttaaccaaaaaatgattttgtttcAGTAAATGAGATGACTTATGTCAGTTTCTCTGTATTATGTAAGTTCTATTTTGCACTTCGTATACTTACGTTAAACTGATCAAAAAGTTTTCGTTTGCCAATATCATAACACAAACAATATACAGTATTCGACCTTTGATTTTCAACcattatataattctttaaattttagtattgatgacttgatagatttttttcaaaatttcagataaaagtagaaaaataatatagcaaaaaaaaaattgcctaGTATATGTAGAGAGAAATTTTATGTCTATTTCTTGTATTTTTCATCTTGTTTTCATAACTCAAAGTCACATGTAACGTTTTCATTGACTCTGCTTGATTCAGCCATTATGAATCAAAACACTTTGTTATTTTTTGATTCAGTCATCCATTCACTTCAGAACTGATGCCGAGTTGACGGTATGGGTCTGATTGTGTCCTTATGTACATGAGTTTGTTTATCTAACTTTATTCCATGATTTTTCTACTTTGATATTGCTTTTCACCTCATTTTATGTTTGTAATATGCTTAGATTCATAGACCAGAATTTACACCCCAAAAATATTGTTGGACCATGTAAAAATTGGATTTTCTGTCCATATCTCCACTTGGTTTCATTAACTGGACATCGTTGGATCATCAGATTCTCTTACCTCAAGTTCATATTGTGCAGGTTGTAAAAACTAACGGCAGActacaatttatatatattcttctaACAATCATAAGATGATGGAAAACTTTTTCTGAAACTTAAGATGATAGATGATGTAAACTTAAACATTTAATAGTTGCAAATAGAACCACATAAACTTTAGAAATCAGATATGAAATTCGAGAACTAGAGTtctctattttgtttttgtaacaaAGACGAAGCTTTATatacttcatttttttaattgatatttgCAATTTCCAGTGCCTGAAAATAAGAGATTAATAAATTAAGTATTGATTCTAGGTTGACATAAGAAGACTTTCATAATTGCttagagacaaaaaaaaaaaaaatcagatgaaACTCACTCGGATCAGTTATGGCAATGATGCCAGAGCCTTCGAAATTGCAATTCCAAAAGTGTCTTCCTTCCGCTTGATAATAATTATTCATGGCTACAGAAGCATGAAGCAGGAGATCCTCAGGAGAATAACATGCACCGCCATTCGATATATCTGCACAATTGACTTTAGAACGTGCAAAATCAATAATTTGTTGAAGTTTTTCTTTCTTCGTAGCTGGTTTCGCCACACACCACTCCCCATGACGACCCTGCGAGcattaaatgataaaaacacacacatatgagattgatgtttgttttgttttcaactTTTGAGTTATCTTAAACATGTACCTCTGCGTTGACTCTCGTGAAAGTTCCttctattaaaaaatcaaaatgaaattaaGATTGTTACAGAATTTGGAAAATCATACAATCAAATAAAACTCCCAAACGACCTAAAGCCATATGCATCGTTAAAATTGATCTCTAAATTCTATTGGGTCTGATGATTAGTTGTGACCACATTACCTGAATAAAGGTATAAAAAGATGACGAAATAAAGACATATATGTGCTTTAGCCATTTTTGTAACTTGTTTGAAGCTGAATACTCTTCTCTATGGTTTTGCTTTGCAATATATACACGTGATTTGGCCGGCCTATCTCCTACATATACAAATAGAGATTTAAATAATAtcaaagttaaaaaattaatacGACCTATTTAAAGGTTATAATACGTAATTGTCAAACTTTCCAAAAGAAATTATTAGTATATTAAACAAGCATATGTCACAATCTCGAAGATGCAATCACATTTTaccaaattttacttttaactttttaattatagggatttttctttttttttataggatttaaaatttattatatccCAAAAGTATCAGTAAATACAAAATAAGTTAACTGAAATTATACCTTTTAATAAATTGTCTTTTTAATAATGCGAGTTTGAACTTGGGTGGTGACATAATACAACATTAGTGCAAACAATTTGACAACAAAATCATGACTATAATTTTTTCTTCtacaacataaatattaaatgaatgaatttgTCATTTAATGTTAATGTCTAGAAATATTTTAAGcactatttattaattatatttatcaaaattaataaagtattttttttatctttttgtgaTATTATATGGCTATAGGAATATTTCATATCATTCTGTGATATTTCCTTTATATAATTGAGGAGTATTGTTTAAGTTGTAATCTTGCTGTTGAGGTGTCATTACGGCAATTCATCTCACCATCCATATTAAATGCATTTAATTTACTAGATAAATTAATTGGACCGTTTCCAATTATTAGTTCGATCAATCCCTaacatatatgttttaatagtaGATTGTTACATAAAACGTAGCTGGTTTTCACATTATGCAAACcggttttcaatttttattttatttttcacctAATGCAAATACAAAATCGTTTTActgaaatacaaaaaaaaaaaagaattaatcgGCTATGCAACCAAGTTATCTATACATAAACACTCCTCATTTTAAAGTTGTGCAATGCAAACGTTTATGGAACTTTCACGGTCGCTAAAGATGTGATAACTTTTTAGGCTGTTTTACCTTAGATATGACACCCAATAACATCAAATGTATGATCAATGGATTTTTATTCATGAAACTTTTGTATAACCACACAAGAAGATCCTGAAATATTGGAGATAAAAATGACACCTTTTCCTAGAGTCAAAGCTTTTCATAGTATAACAACTTGCTCATATGTCCAACCATGTTCTCTTTTAATACCCATGAACAACATACAATGTTAGGTTATGAGAAATGGTCGTAAGAATGTTACATATTAGATTATATGAACCAACATGGTTAAGGTTTCCTTTTGCCTAACCATAGCTTTAGCTTCCTATCACTAAACCGAATGTATATATACTTTAGAATAGAGAGTTGTAAACATTAACTTGAACATTTTACATGAATAACAAACTCTCTTTACTCTGAGCTCAAGTacactaatatggtatcagagcggtgAAAATCGCGTTTCTCGCTTCATTTTCTCGGGAAAATTGATTGGGAACTCCATTGAAGCTAACGTTGAAGCTCTCGATTGATCTCATCTTCATCGTTTACATGAGTATCTAGATTTCAGCTTTCGTTTTAGTCAAGATCTCGGTTCTGGAGTTCTTCGCAATCTTCGTTTTCTTCTCGAGAGTGATTTGCGTTCTGTTTTTGCTTTCTTTCCTTCATTGACCTTCAATTTGTGTTCTCTTTTCACACAATCGTTTTCTTTCTTTGCGAATCGCAATTTCTTTTCGATTTTTTGAATCAAATCATCTTTGCGGTTACGATGAGTTCAGCAGATGATGAGATTCGTCGACCGTCACCGTATTTGCAAGATCCTAACTCCGATCCTCTCTATGTTCATCATGCCGATCACGCTGGTATTGCTCTTGTATCTGAGAAACTAGCGGGTCTAGGTAACTTCAACACTTGGCGTAGATCAGTGCTTATGGCTTTAGGAGCTAGGAACAAAGCTGTATTTGTTGATGGAACTTTTGCGGAAGTAGAGTCATCCGGATTATGCGTCTTGGTCTCGTTGCAACAACATTGTTTGTACTTGGATCGTGAATGTTGTGGAGAAATCGATTGCAAAGAGCATCATGTACCTGACTACAGCAAGGCAGATGTGGCTGGACATTCATGATCAGTTCAAACAGAGTGATGGATCAAGGCCAGCAGAGATTAAGCAGCAAATCTTTGCGGAGACGCAAGGTTCTCAGAGTGTAAGTGACTACTATACAAAGTTGAAGCAGCTCTGGGAGGAGTTGAAGAATCATGAGAGCCCTTACACTTGTTGCTGTACTCGTCTGGATTGTTTGTTGCTGTAGTCGTCTGGATTGTCCTAGCCTCAAGAGGATTATTGATCGTGAtgagtgttggggtcaaaattggtcacgacggaatcgatgtccgaaagtcctcagaaaaactgaatctcggtcaaaacttcaaatgccgagaaaacgaacagccgaaacggatcacccggcgagctcgaccatgacacgagtcagctcgcccggcgagcacgaccgtgttgccggtcgactcgccggcgagctcggccgtgttgccggtcgagtcgccggcgagctcggccgtgacacgagccagctcgcccggcgagcttgaccgtgttgccggtcggctcGCCGGTGAGCTCGATCGTGGCACGgatcagctcgcccggcgagcgcggccaattctccgtggaccattccaaacccggtcccatcccataaccatgcatcttcgtccgaagtttccgtaactcagtcttcgggtccgtggataagacaccaatgttccgtctaaaaaacatcgtcgaaaatattcgggaagttgggaaggttatgtctctcaaacggtttcctattcttcgtagtagagcatgttacggttaacttaacaccagctgcctcggctatgcgaagaaacagggttccgttggaagaaccatgcctataccaacggctacttcgcgagtaaaatcgtaaaaacgcttaagtctcgatacggcccaacgagggtccgaattgcggacaacggcccatATATGGTCCCGAAAGACTTGAACCCAaagactggtatgacggtttatccgcgggaagagataaatgtcaaatttccgaagataatcacaaagaagaaggaaaatatGGAAAAACCCGCTTTGCGACAAATCCGGCCCAAGAAGAAGgaaaccgacctaaggaggagtatataaggaggacctaggacgaagagagAGCGAACCaaagcaaacttaatacttagagcaatttagttatttttccgtttttactatcgagctgcgactcgactaggttagaacttaggtggctagactagcgaacataccgacagctctcgtggcctaggatcttacctattgttcacgctcaaacgcgaattcggaaataagacctctttgttctcttttcgctcttttacgatttattactttcgaatctttcatattgattgtgttgtgcgtggcccagcagaGAACCGGGACCTTCaaggaaggctaggttaacttggctttcctccgattaacaaaactcgacggtgtgaatttcagttcccacagtttggcgctagaaggagggggggggtacggatctatCTCTCTCGAAACCACACACGCTCAGTCCGATATGACGACCAACGCTGACAAAGACCCGCAAACGCACGACGGGACTCCCGTCGATGCCAACGCTGATAAAACTCCAGCGGGAAACGTATCAACGGTCACTGCCGACACCGCGATACTAGACCAGATGAAGGAAATGTTCGCCTCCGCTCAGAAAAAGTCGGACGAACAAGGAAAACTCGTGGCCTCTCTCGTAAAACAGGTGGAAACCCTAACGGCGAAGGCCAGGAGCAAAGCCCCGCGCGGGACCACAAGAGCCCGTAGCGGTAGAAGACTTGATTTCGAAACTCCGGGCAATCGAGCTGCACAAGCGGACAAGGCTTCCTCAGGCCAAAACCCTGATGAAACGCTCCAGCCAGGTGCACAGCCAACTACAGAGAACCTTCCACCTCCTACCGAGAgcaaggaaggagaagaaatcgaGCGCATCGACCTGGGTATAAGCGACCAGTCCGATCACTCGGACGACGGTGCTGACATCCACCCAAGAAGAACGCGAGGCCAGTCCGCTCGGAAGGACGCGTCCTTCGAAAGACCCAtgaccgaggaagaagaaaacctctattgggtagAACAGGAGGAACAGGAAAAGCAGGCCAGGATCCACCGCGGCCAACGCAGACAAGCTCACAAGGCTGCCagaaatcctgatgagatccaCGATCTCCGCGAGTACATCGCGAAAACCGCAGCGGAGGTGAAAGCGGTGAAATCACAAATCCACCACGCGACAAGCGCTGCGCCTGAGATAGACAGACTTCTCGAGGAAGCACGCAAAACCCCGTTCACTGCCCGGATTACTGAGACCAACGTCTCGGACCCAgggaagatcaaaattcccatctacgatggcaccaccgacccgaaagcgcatctgcagtctttccagatcgcgatggggaggtgcaaactcaaggaacgcgaacgagacgctggctactgcctcctcttcgtcaaaaacctcaaaggagccgcgctcgaatggttttctcgcctaaaacgaaattccatcggaagtttccgccaacttgcttcagagtttctcaagcagtattccatgttcatggacagagaaacctcAGACGTCGATCTCTTGAGCCTGtctcaaagagaagacgagccacttcGCGAGTTCATGAACAGATTCAAGCTAGTAATGGCAAGAGACATCGGgatcagcgacaaagtggcgatctatgctctgaagaaaactctctggtaccAGTAGAAATTCTGGCAATGggtatccctcgaaaaaccgagAACGATTCAGGATACTCTTCATAAGGCAACAaacttcgtcgtaatagaagaggagaagaaaatcctctcccagaagtacaacccgca
The window above is part of the Brassica napus cultivar Da-Ae chromosome C8, Da-Ae, whole genome shotgun sequence genome. Proteins encoded here:
- the LOC106454215 gene encoding glucan endo-1,3-beta-glucosidase-like, which translates into the protein MAKAHICLYFVIFLYLYSEGTFTRVNAEGRHGEWCVAKPATKKEKLQQIIDFARSKVNCADISNGGACYSPEDLLLHASVAMNNYYQAEGRHFWNCNFEGSGIIAITDPSTGNCKYQLKK